The segment TAAGAAAATTTGgtttgaatttctctttctttgttgagtatttgtgtgctttaggtatcagggtgattgTGGCATCAAAGACTAAGTTTAGCAAAGTTTCTTCTCTTGGtaatttgtggaataatttgcATAGTATTGATATTAGTCTTCATTAAATGTCTCAGATAATTCTGTTAAAACCATCTAGCCCTTAGCCAgtttttgttggtgtgtgtgagGACTtctaattactgcttctatttacAAAGGGGTTATATGGCTGTTTCAGTAGTTTGTctgtcttgatttaactttggtaagtggtgactgtttagaaaattgtttatttcattaagattttccagtttgaaGCTGCACAGGCTTTTGACATAAGACCCAAAATGTTCTTTGGATTTCCACACTGTCTGTTGTTAtgctcccttttcacttctgattttgtcaatttgGGTACTCACTCCCTCTCTACTTTTTAGTATGCTTTctaaggtttattattattattattattattattattattattattattgctgttgtttttattagCATGTTGATATTCTCAAGGAACcagctctttgtttcattgagtctttttttttagcttgtaattttcttttttattaattaggtattttcttcatttgcatttcaaattctatcccaaaagtctcccatacacacacacttccctacccacccattcctacttcttggccctggagttcccctgtactgaggcatataaagtttgcaagaccaaggggcctctcttcccaaagttggccaactaggccatcttctgatacatatgcagctagagacacaacctctgggggtactggttagttcatatttttgttccaactataggattgcagaccccttcagctccttgggtactttctctagctcctccattgggtgccctgtgttccatccaatacatgattgtgagcatccacttctgtgtttgccaggcaccggcatagcctcacaagagaggcctatatcagggtcctttcagcaaaatcttgatggtatatgcaatggtgtctgcatttggaggctgattatgggatggatccccgggtgcggcagtctctagatggtccatcttttcatctcagctccaaactttgtctctgtaactccttccatgggtgttttgttcccaattctaagaaggggcaaagtgNNNNNNNNNNNNNNNNNNNNNNNNNNNNNNNNNNNNNNNNNNNNNNNNNNNNNNNNNNNNNNNNNNNNNNNNNNNNNNNNNNNNNNNNNNNNNNNNNNNNNNNNNNNNNNNNNNNNNNNNNNNNNNNNNNNNNNNNNNNNNNNNNNNNNNNNNNNNNNNNNNNNNNNNNNNNNNNNNNNNNNNNNNNNNNNNNNNNNNNNNNNNNNNNNNNNNNNNNNNNNNNNNNNNNNNNNNNNNNNNNNNNNNNNNNNNNNNNNNNNNNNNNNNNNNNNNNNNNNNNNNNNNNNNNNNNNNNNNNNNNNNNNNNNNNNNNNNNNNNNNNNNNNNNNNNNNNNNNNNNNNNNNNNNNNNNNNNNNNNNNNNNNNNNNNNNNNNNNNNNNNNNNNNNNNNNNNNNNNNNNNNNNNNNNNNNNNNNNNNNNNNNNNNNNNNNNNNNNNNNNNNNNNNNNNNNNNNNNNNNNNNNNNNNNNNNNNNNNNNNNNNNNNNNNNNNNNNtatatatatatatatatatatatatatatatatatatatatgatattagtccccctattaaatttaaaattggtaaagatcctttcccactctgttggtatcctttttgtcttattgacagtatattttgccttacagaagctttgcagttttatgagttcccatttgtcaattcttgatcttacagcaaaagcattgctgttctgttcattaATTTTTTACCCCGTGACTtcgatgctttttttttccaatttctcctctatacaCTTTAGCTGTATTTTCTACAATAACATGTATTACCATACTATTTTGGATGTTGTGTAATGCACTATGTACTATATGAAGTTTACTCCACAAGAGCTTGTATAGTGGTTTACAATATTGTCAAAAAAatagggtttggtttggtttggtttggtttggtttggtttggtttggtttggttttggtttttcaagacagggtttctctgtgtaatgccaactgttctggaactcacattgtagacaagggtggccttgaactcagaaaactgcctccctctacatcccaagtgctgggattaaagacatgcaccaccactgcccagcaaaaagtagttttacttttcttatttattgtgtgtgtttgtttgatttttgacgtgtctgtgtctgtgtgtgtgtgtgtgtgtgtgtgtgtgtgtgtgtgtgtgtgtgtgtgtctgtattgtaCTAAATGTTCTCTAAATGTTATTAGTGTAATATAGTGTAATTTTATTTTGGTCACCGTTTTCAAATGTACAGTGTTGTAAAAATTTGATTTCCTTTTAACAGAATATGATCCATTCTTTTGCTTTACCTAAGACATCTCATATAACCTGTAGTTTTGCCTATCTCTCCTCATATCATTTCCCTTATTTTACCTCCTGTTGATCCTCTTCCAGCCCACTTGTCTGTCCAAAACCATATATGCTATTTACCCTTCCTAGGTAGATCTTCATCCCTTACTTTATAACTAACCTCAGTATTAATATGAAATGCAACCAGCTTATGAACAACTAAACAATTAACATAAGCacataagcaaatacataccatatttgtctttatgaGACTGGTTTACCTCCCTCATGATCATTTCTTTTCTATCGCCAATCATTTCCTTgtgattttcatgtttttaaatagtaaatggataaatgtgccacatttttaattttaccttcatCTTTTCAGAGGCATCAATGCTCTTCCCAATTTCTGGCTCCAATAAATAGAGCAGAAATGACTATGGTTGAGCAAGACTATGTGTGGTAGGATGCAAagttctttgggtatatgtccaagagtggtataattTGTAATTGAGGTAGATCTATTATAGCTTCCTCTGGAAAATCCACAAGGATTTCCCTTTAAAAGTTTGCACTGTTATGAACCATGGATGAGTGTTTTCCCCCAACATCTTTGACAGTATGAGCTGTCATTTCTTAATTTGATCTTGACTATTATGATAGGTATAAAGTGACATGTCAGTgtagttttgctttgcatttttctgataactacacatattaaatatttctttaagtgtttttcaggCATCTGTGCTCAGTCttctgaaaattctctgtttaaaaaTCTGTAGCACATTTTTAAGTTGGGTGGCTTCTATTTTGGTGTTCTGATTTTTAGtacattatgtattttaaatattagcctACATTATATGAGGAGTTGGTAAAATCCCTTTTGCAATCTATGTTTCCACTTTGTCCAAATGAATGCCATTTGccagttttcagtttcatgagatcccatttattaattgtccTTAGAAACTGTTCCAACGGTGTTCAGTTCACTTTAAttttagctctgtgtgtgtgtgtgtgtgtgtgtgtgtacttgagatTGAAAATTGAAAATGTCCTTTAATTTCTATGAAGAATGTTGGAATTGTGAGGAGAAGTGAATGAAATTTGTAGATTACATATGGTGGGcttggcatttttaaaatttaatcctGTCAGTCTATGAGCATAGaaaatctttctatcttctgagagcatcttcaaattctttctccaGTGTCTTAAACTTTATTATACACATCTTTCACTgacttggttttgtgtgtgtgtgtgtgtgtgtgtgtgtgttaaaatgtttttactatgtttCCATTGCTTCCTACATAGTGGTGTTTCAGATGAATGTTCTGTGCTAGTAGTTCCTGTCTTTGATTACCAAAAATAAATTTCCCTGTCCTCTTCATCCTTCACTATTTTTCAGATGGTTGAgatatttctataattttccatatttattctattttggaTGCTTTCTAAGTTTTTGaatctgtgtttttgttttcattttttacagATAATTATAcccattaattttttaattaatttgttttttacactccatattccattccctgcccccatctaccctctgactgctccacatcccacacctcctctccatacccctgtctccacatggatgacCCCATCTTGTCTGAACTCTAAACTCCTTgtggcctctagtctcttgagggttaggtgcatgaTGCTTGAATAAACACAGATCCGGAAGTCCttgactatatgtgtgttggggatctCATATTAGCttgtatatgctgtctgtttggtggtttagtgttTGAGATATCTCAGGGTACCAGATTAATTGGCACTGCTGCTAATCCTACACAATCgcccttctctcagcttctttcagtcttccctaattcaacaagtGGGgtaagttgcttctgtccattcattgggtgaaaatatttgcatctgactcttccatCTGATTTTGGATCTGGGAGGAaaaagactctcaggaatcaaagggagggaccttagatgaaatgtccaataGTAGGGAGATGGCCTTATAGAGCCTACAtcaagcaggaagacagggtatcaagtgagggatggggttgccatcccaagGTCACATCTCTTACCCATagttgttcctctctgaaagaactacagggatggaaatgaagaggagcctggggaaaagaagTTACAATAACAGGCTTAAAGTGGGATCCACCACAAGGGAAAgtcccaaggcctcacactattactgaggctacatagcactcacaaaaagggacccaTCATGATggctattaatttttaaacatgttCTGGTCATTGTTTTTCTGTACCACAAGACCAACCATATATGATAATATGTTTAGTTTTTGTCACAGTCATAAAATTCTGTCtgcttatttcttcttattttacttggtttgttcttgttgtttttgttgtttgttgttgttgttgtttcgggGTTTgggcatatatatgcatatagataatAGTTAATTACAATTtcagggtctcatatatcccatTCTGGCATCCAGCTTTTTATATAGTCAAAGTTGGCATTGGATTTGGATGTTCTGGGCTCTAAATCTCTACTGTGACTATTAAAAGTACATATCAGTATGTAAGTTTTATGTGGAGCTTGtctttgaactcaggattttGGACATGCTACACAAACATGATACCATGTGAGCTATAATCTGATCCCCATATTCATGTATATTGACATTAAATGCACTTGCCAATAGAGCATCAAAGCGTTCATAACAACAAACAACCTTAACTAAAATATTGCTAATATTGAGTCCATAAGAGTATATCAATAACCAGGCTTGAGCCTGAAATGTGTATGACCTCAGGTAGGAGCTCACAAATCTCTTGGATACATTTTGGAAATGTCACAAAGAAGATTGTTAACTTAAGTTCACAGCCAAAAATTCCTCAATTTCCTACATCTCTGTGGTCCAGAGTTCTATTAAAGTAATTAAGAACCATCCCATGATCTCACTTAAGATTCTTAAAAACTCTTTAATATATTAGTTTAAGTCAGGTGCAGGGGTAGGAACTGTTTGTTATTTAGGAAACAATGAATCATATTGAAAAAGTTTATGAGCGATTTTCACAATATGAAAGTAGCAAATGTCCTGTacaatttttatttccctttgagTATGAATTAtcacaaatacagagaaaagcaaaatgggtggaaaatgaagaataaagacaGTATTTCAGTGAAGAGGGACAAGGGGTGAATATGACATTGCTTTTGATCCTTCTAAGGTGAAACTGTCtttatttgtggaaagataaaaaaaaaaaaaggtcaatcagttttatattttctgaccAGAAAAGTCTGCATGAAGTTCCTACACTAAATTCCTTTCAGAGTTTTGCAGAAATTCATATTTAAGTTATCTCTGAGTTGGCTTGGCTTCTTCACAAAGGAATTCATTCAGGATAGACTGGGGGCAAAGTCCTCTTAGTCCTATACAGTAATCTAAAGAGATCTTGGATCTTGGTCTTCATCCAAACTTCCAAATAgacacaactctctctctctctctctctctctctctctctctctctctctctctctNtctctctctctctctctctgtgtgtgtgtgcgtgcatgcgtgctgtgtgtctctgtgtgtgttactCGGAGAGATAgacaaaataattagaaattgtatttatttaatgttttccagAGAGCAGGACTCCTGTTGCCAGCTAAAATCTAATTTCTAGGTGTCCATGCAAATTGTTTTCTACCCCCAGAGGAATGGAGATAAGTAATCACATTTGTTTTGAAATTCCTGTTACAGCCATAGGTTATAGGGATGAAAGCAGCATGGGATGGGTAACATGGCCTGACTTTTCCGTGTTGCACATCTTAAAATAGAAGGGTTCTGTTCTtacaatacacacatgtataaatggGCTACTAAAGGAGTGTCTGGATTAACAGCATTTACAATGAATTAATTAGGAATATTAATTCCTAAAAGTAGCTAAGAACAGCATATGGTTCAACATTGTTCAGACTTGAGTTTACTACaatataaaatgtttagaaatttttcatataaaacaaaGCTCTGAGGTAGATTTACCAATataagaatgagagaaaatgtgagaAACTCAAGATTATATATCATTTGGGTGGTAAAATAAAGAAGTTAATTTATTATCTTTCATATGTTTTCCaactttctttctgttgctgtgacaaacagcATAGCCAAATGCACTTGAGTAAGGTAAAGTCTTATTTCAGCTTACCTTTACAGACCGTGGTCTACCCTTGAAGGAATTAAGAGCAAGTACTCAAGAATGGAAGCAGAAATCATAGAGGAACACCACTTCCTGGTTGACTCACTCGTTTCTCTCAGCTTGATTTTCCTGCCTAAGGTTAATACTGTTCATGCTGGCCTGTGTCCTCCTACACCAATTGGTCAATAGGAACGCACAGTCATGACCATGGGCCAATATGATTCAGGCAATttttcagttgagattcccttttCTGGGGTATGTCAAGTTGGCCATAAAGTCTAACTAGGGCATCTTATATGTGTTAAGGAAATCGATGATCTCTTAAGACTTTACCCATGGTATCTGAAGCTTCTTGACTCATCAGCAGAACAGGAAAAAGAGACCCTCAATGAAgggctgtttttctttctcagactttACACAAAGATCTTTAATATTCCTGTCTTCATATCCTATGTTAGGAAAATAACACTGGCCTATATGGAAGACAAAACTAAATCTGCTATTTGTTTTTACTACTATTTTGTTGAACTATGAAAGATATATGTAGGCATATAAACCATTTCCATGAACACAGAATTTTAACATTTTGATGTGTCAGGTTGAGACAAATAGTTTCCTTCTGCATAGAATTCCGGGTACATTGTGCAGGACCCTTCTAGTGCATTAGCCACCAGATCTTAGATTTGAATCTCTCAGCCATGAGTCTCCATTTCAAAGTTTTTATGGAAAGTGCAGCAAAAGCTAAAACTTTGCATTCCTGGAAGCAGTTACTAAACACAGAGATATACAGATtctctgttttttggttttggagttgttgttgttgttgttgttgttgttgttgttgttaaaagcTCAAACCAGATAAcatattgctgataccaagaagaacttgctgacaggagcttggtataACTGTCcgctgagaggctctgacagagcctgacatatacaaaAGCTGATATACTTAGCCAAATATCTGAATGAGCacggggaccccagtggagaagttagggcaagaactgaaggagttgaatggatttgcaaccccataggaagaacaatatcaaccaaacctcacagggactaaaccaccaaccaacgagtACACACGAAGCAACCCATTGCTCCAtttggatatgtagcagaggatggacttatctggcatcaatggaggggagccccttggtggAAGCTTCATGACTCTGTGTAAGGGAATCCTAGGGcactgagacaggagtgggtgggtgagagagaactctcatagaggcaggggagggggtagggaTGTGACATTGaggagggggaaactgggaaaggggataacatatgaaatgtaaataaatgaaataaccaattttacaaaaaataaaaagtaaataaaaggagAACTTATTTCAGTTTGATATTCTTAAAGAGGAGAACAGAAGTATGTGGATACTTGGAATATCAGGCCTTATCTAGAGTTTCAAAGGTCACTAGCACTCAAGATTTCCCTGAACATCCTTTCCCATAAAAAGTACCTGCAGGCAATTTTCCTTGTGGCCATCAGATTGCACTGCAGTTTCCTGAAAAGACATGGGAACACCAGAGGGAGGATTAACTCTGACTCAGTTGTTGCTGAATTTAAGTTTCCCTTAGTGGACGCTTTCCAGATGATTTGTTATAGCACCATGAAGTTCGTAAAAATCTGTGGTATCTATGCTCCCCCTGGCTATATGCTCAGTCCATTTCCGGGAAAACCTCTGTCTGCCCTTCCTAACTTAGGCTACAATATAAACTTGCCTTGCCTATATGGACTCTGAGCAGTCTGTCCTCTCCTCTGATGCATTCTGGTCTGAAGATCAATCTCACTGCAATGGGAAAGCACATCTTGCTGCTCCTGCTTGGCCTGTCTTTGCTGGTGATGTCCTTGCAAGGTAAGATCCTGGCAGATGATTGTGGTTGATACTGGTGGGCAGACAGACTACTGCAACACATTAGGGGATTTTGGAGATGTGTGGAGTAGAAACTAAGATAACATTAGAACTTACCATTCTTCATTCCCATATCCATATCCACTTCCTCCCCTTGCTTCTGCTGTGCACACTCAAAGATGCTTTCTTGTCCTTCTCTCTGTACTTTCTTTGGCTCCCTGTTgccctcttcttcttctgatcctccccaccttccttcaTATCTGATCTCTGGAATACATATCTTCAGTTCCTCAAGTTTACATGTAAATTGGCCTAAATTCGGATTGGAAGTGGGAAACAAAGGTCATTGCCAggatgaaaataatgaaaaaaaaaaagatttatccaaTCTGGCACGATAGAatactatgttttaaaaacaggattcctttgagaattttctgtaGGAGATACTCTCCCTTTGCTGTATGTGCCAATGAATACAATCTTATCTGACAATGTCAAAATCTTGACCCTTTCTACCATCTCTCTCTTTTAGATGCCTCACAAACATAATGCTTTGTGATGCATTAGGCACCCTACATCAGAGCTTTGATTCTCATTCTGATAACTTGGTCCATTCTCATAGTTTGAGGTTGGGGAACCTTCCATCTCTTCTCCAACTTTCCCTTTTCAGAGTCCTATGATCATTAACCTTCATGCAAGTGTTAGCTCAGCATGTCCTCAGCTCATTTCCTGgctattgcttatttatttgccATATCCATAGGCTCAGTTCCCATTGGTGCTTGAGTTTGCAATCTGAATGAGTCTCttacactggatttttttttcttttcagctttgaCCTGTATCACGTGTGATAGGATCAATTCTCAGGGGATTTGTGAGAGTGGAGAAGGTTGTTGTCAGGCTAGACCTGGAGAGAAATGTGCCTCGCTGATAACCCTTAAAGGTATGTAAGGTCTGAGACCTCTGAGAGTCATCTTCCTTGCCCTACAATGATGAATCCAGCTCCAGAATACTGGTGGCAAatgcagatactgaaggaaaatATCTTTGTCAATAAGAGTAGGAGAGACAGGCCCTTTTGCTTTTGGTAATGGCTGTCACTGAATATTGGTCAGACAAACAAATGAATTATGAGGACAAAATTGTTTTGAAACGTATCTGGGAGATCTTCGGGGAATTTCTGGGTGAATATATAGTCTGATATGGTAGGAATTAGAGTCTAAAATTCCACTCAGCACTTTTAGGAATCGAGTCCTACCTGAGTGTTAGGTTAGGGTTTGAGGAATAGTGTCCCAGAGAGGCCTCCTCAGATATGCTTGTATTTCTGATGTGACTCTATACTGACACACTCTTTCcactaatatttatattttgtttgatgATTTTTCTTCCTCACCAGATGGCAAAATTCAGTTTGGAAACCAAAGATGTGCTAACATTTGCTTCACTGGGATTATGCAGAATGGAGATCAAACAGTAAAAATGAAGTGCTGCAAGAAAAGGTCTTTCTGCAATGAACTATAAATCTGACACTTAATTACACTGTTGGATTTTAGGTGAGCCTGTATTACTTCCCTGTGCATCTGTAATGTCATAACCCTGGCAGTCTGTTGCCCACACTATGCAAACATAACAGTTGCATACACTTAGAATAGCTGTTGATATGTCACAAGTTCAATAGGCTAGAGAGATGTTCCCTGCTTCCCACATCCGCCCCCACAGTACTTCCTCATTCTCACATTATgatccccttcccttttcccctatGTCCCTCCAACACAATGGACATATGGTACAAGTTCCTCCTTCTATCCTAATTCAACAAACACATCCTGTCTGATGAACACAGCGCTGGGCACTggacactgatttttttaaatggcttgaATATGACAGTCCTGAAACCTGCCCTCTGAAGATTCTGTTTCTGCCAACGTAGTGAGATAATGATAACTTGTATGTCTTCAATCTAATCCATACACTTAGGAGTATGTTTTAGGTAGTGTCTCACTGCCATGACCTTAACAAAATGATGTTTTGGAGAAATGATTTATTGAGCTCATAATTTAAGATGTTTTCTATCTCACAATGGGAGGCTGTATTGGTCCAGAAATATTCAACTCTTGACCTTCAGAAGCTGGGTGCAATAAGAAGGGACCAGGCCAATTTTCAACCACAAGGGGCTCGTTCCCAGTGGCTTACTTCCACCAAGCAGGATATACCTCTCTAAATAATCTATGAAAATTTCAACTGCATTATTAGATTAAGCCAATAGGTTAGGTCAAAAACATTTACCTCATTTCTGGAAATGGTCTCATGAGTATAGCCAGACTTGAATTTGATGGACCAGACATTCTCAGTTCCATCTATTCATCTAGTGATTAGAATCAGATATCACAGTCTGGGAAGACTCCTGCCGCAGTGTTCATTTCCACTGTGTggtcacatacacatgtgcatcttTATCCTTCAGGAAAGTTATACTGTTTAGCTTTATTCCTAGTAATTCTAGAGATTTTGAAGTTGGTGCTGTTTGGAATTTTTACTTTTGTACTAGTACCagtacatttatatttttgtacaaCCTAAATAGTGCAGAAAATATTGTACACAAAAGAAACTGCTAGGAATCCCATGCCACACTGCAAACATATATTATCAAGTATTAGTATATATTAcaaaccttttaaatttttgaataggtaatatatatacatatatatatgtatatattcatatatttacaaatattgaCACCATTACAACTTTCTCTTTTTCAGTACTGTTTATTGAGTCTTCACCCTGGAGCATGCCAAAAAAGAATTGTCTACTGACCATGACTGAAGCCCTCACCATGCATTCTACATCATGTGCTTAGATGGTTTTTCCttctacatttatattttcatatgttgTTGGGTGCTCT is part of the Mus caroli unplaced genomic scaffold, CAROLI_EIJ_v1.1 scaffold_11020_1, whole genome shotgun sequence genome and harbors:
- the LOC110288379 gene encoding secreted seminal-vesicle Ly-6 protein 1-like → MGKHILLLLLGLSLLVMSLQALTCITCDRINSQGICESGEGCCQARPGEKCASLITLKDGKIQFGNQRCANICFTGIMQNGDQTVKMKCCKKRSFCNEL